In the genome of Hyphobacterium sp. CCMP332, one region contains:
- a CDS encoding O-antigen ligase family protein: MSKEISSNQLVVSGININRSSFFLYILLIPSLIAYHAFDRAKLIYFIPVIMLALFLFENLFTTKKEKGLRFEPNMVFSLILYLTLMLVGLLLNYESINYKAFIRDILIILSPIIVFVMKMSFNENHIKWLFIASVISYFAWVGIDLEFDWSFNFVRSNYNMSSEFHNGVILGCFFLFFIYRKMFLWAIPAALLILMSGKRSIILGIVPAMATYYLLINPLNIDKNKYLLALILAIYFFIFYAIGSNLDTFAKWFLEMIGMDSQDSLNRFLMGREVFISYLKTHIDQSELLQYLFGYGPGQADVFTHDIIRPDWGAEKREFVNPHNDILKIRFDYGLIGSLSLFILFYSSYIRTKMGIQIFLYSIPLLLVDNSFIFIYYWFIALTVARFEDSEPQSIKT; this comes from the coding sequence ATGTCCAAAGAGATTTCATCTAATCAATTAGTTGTTTCAGGAATCAATATCAACCGATCTTCCTTCTTTCTTTATATTCTATTGATTCCATCTTTAATTGCATATCATGCTTTTGACAGAGCCAAACTCATTTATTTTATACCTGTAATAATGTTAGCTCTTTTTTTATTTGAGAATCTTTTTACCACTAAAAAAGAGAAGGGGTTAAGATTTGAACCCAATATGGTCTTCTCTCTGATTCTTTATTTAACCTTGATGCTGGTAGGACTGCTTTTGAATTATGAATCGATCAATTACAAAGCATTTATCAGAGATATTTTAATCATTTTAAGTCCGATCATAGTATTTGTAATGAAAATGTCCTTTAATGAAAATCATATTAAATGGCTTTTTATTGCTTCCGTAATTTCATATTTCGCCTGGGTTGGAATTGACCTTGAATTCGATTGGTCTTTCAATTTTGTCAGATCAAATTATAATATGTCTTCAGAATTTCACAACGGCGTAATTCTGGGATGTTTTTTTCTTTTTTTTATTTACAGAAAAATGTTTTTGTGGGCCATTCCCGCCGCTTTACTGATACTCATGTCCGGCAAAAGAAGTATAATTTTGGGTATAGTTCCCGCGATGGCTACTTATTATCTTTTGATCAATCCTTTAAATATTGATAAAAATAAATACTTATTGGCCCTAATTTTGGCGATATACTTCTTTATATTTTATGCTATTGGTTCCAACCTTGACACTTTCGCAAAATGGTTTCTTGAAATGATTGGAATGGACTCCCAAGATTCATTGAATCGTTTTTTAATGGGTAGAGAAGTTTTTATTAGTTATTTAAAAACACATATTGATCAAAGTGAACTACTTCAATATCTTTTTGGATATGGCCCCGGTCAAGCGGATGTATTTACACATGACATAATAAGACCTGATTGGGGAGCAGAAAAAAGAGAGTTTGTAAACCCCCATAATGACATATTAAAAATCAGATTCGATTATGGGTTGATCGGCAGTTTGTCACTTTTTATCTTGTTTTATTCTTCATATATAAGAACGAAAATGGGTATTCAAATATTTCTTTACAGCATACCCTTATTATTGGTGGACAACTCGTTTATATTTATTTATTACTGGTTTATTGCACTAACAGTTGCTCGTTTTGAAGATAGCGAACCACAATCTATTAAGACTTAG
- a CDS encoding NAD-dependent epimerase/dehydratase family protein encodes MRTILITGSAGLIGSEVVTYFAEKGIKIVGIDNNMRADFFGDSGDTTWNAHRLESIFKNYEHHNIDIRDRKMLSEFVLKIKPDAVIHAAAQPSHDLAASRPFDDFDVNAVGTLNLLESIRLYSTDVPFVHMSTNKVYGDAPNNIDLIELDKRWDYNDSQYKNGIKESFSIDQSKHSIFGASKVAADIMVQEYGRYFGMPTCCLRGGCLTGPNHSGVELHGFLSYLIKCNLIEKEYIIFGYKGKQVRDNIHSYDVATFIDEFLTSPREAEVYNIGGGRDNSISILEAFDLISSISGKKMKYRYDENNRIGDHICYISDLSKMKEHYPNWNITKDLKTTFVEIAEAWEKRIAKS; translated from the coding sequence ATGAGAACAATATTAATAACAGGATCGGCAGGACTAATTGGAAGTGAAGTAGTTACGTATTTTGCAGAAAAAGGAATAAAAATTGTTGGTATAGATAACAACATGAGAGCCGATTTTTTTGGTGATTCAGGCGATACTACCTGGAATGCACATCGGTTGGAATCCATTTTTAAAAATTACGAACATCATAATATCGATATCAGAGATAGAAAAATGCTTTCTGAATTTGTGTTAAAAATAAAACCGGATGCTGTAATCCATGCAGCAGCACAACCAAGTCATGATTTGGCAGCGAGTCGCCCATTTGATGATTTTGATGTCAATGCAGTTGGTACATTAAATTTATTGGAAAGTATAAGATTGTATTCGACCGATGTCCCATTTGTGCATATGTCTACCAACAAAGTTTACGGAGACGCTCCAAATAATATTGATCTCATTGAGCTAGATAAAAGATGGGACTACAATGATTCTCAATACAAAAATGGAATTAAGGAAAGTTTTTCCATCGATCAATCCAAACATTCGATTTTTGGTGCCTCGAAAGTAGCAGCAGACATTATGGTTCAGGAGTATGGCAGATACTTTGGTATGCCAACCTGCTGTTTAAGAGGTGGTTGTCTAACTGGTCCAAACCATAGTGGCGTTGAACTACACGGCTTTCTAAGCTATTTAATAAAATGTAATTTGATTGAGAAAGAGTATATTATTTTTGGTTATAAAGGAAAACAAGTAAGAGATAATATTCATTCATACGACGTAGCGACATTTATAGATGAATTTTTGACTTCACCTCGTGAAGCTGAAGTATACAATATAGGAGGTGGTAGAGATAATTCTATTTCTATTCTTGAAGCATTTGATTTAATTTCTTCTATTTCCGGAAAAAAAATGAAATATCGGTACGATGAAAACAACAGGATTGGTGACCATATTTGCTATATTTCCGATTTATCAAAAATGAAAGAACATTACCCGAATTGGAATATTACCAAAGACCTCAAAACTACATTTGTTGAAATAGCTGAAGCTTGGGAAAAAAGAATTGCTAAGTCTTAA
- a CDS encoding WecB/TagA/CpsF family glycosyltransferase, which yields MKKSFGVSALAVHGLITSLEDQELRNLIHKIDLIVPDGQPIRWALNSIYKLGMKDRVYGPDLTLEVLKKANALSMKIYLYGSTKETLNKFRLFIENAFPDIIISGIHIDRFREASPQEDIEDIQKINESGANIVLVGRGCPRQEKWVANHKGKINAAMMAVGAAFDFHAGTLNQAPKWMQDSGLEWLFRLIQEPKRLWRRYLITNTKFIFFFLNYRLFKKTPIQ from the coding sequence ATGAAAAAAAGTTTTGGAGTATCAGCATTAGCTGTTCATGGTCTCATTACTTCATTAGAAGATCAAGAATTAAGAAATTTGATACACAAAATTGATTTAATAGTTCCTGATGGTCAACCAATTAGGTGGGCATTGAATAGCATTTATAAATTAGGTATGAAAGACCGCGTTTACGGACCGGACCTTACATTGGAAGTATTAAAAAAAGCCAATGCTCTTTCTATGAAAATTTATCTTTATGGAAGCACAAAAGAAACTTTAAATAAATTTAGATTATTTATTGAAAATGCTTTTCCTGACATAATAATTTCAGGAATTCATATCGACAGATTTCGCGAAGCCAGCCCCCAAGAGGATATAGAGGATATTCAAAAAATAAATGAATCAGGCGCGAATATAGTATTAGTAGGCAGAGGGTGTCCCCGACAGGAAAAATGGGTGGCCAATCATAAAGGGAAAATAAATGCAGCTATGATGGCTGTTGGTGCAGCATTTGATTTTCATGCAGGGACATTAAATCAAGCTCCGAAATGGATGCAAGATTCTGGTTTGGAATGGTTATTTAGATTAATTCAGGAACCTAAAAGATTATGGCGAAGATATCTGATTACTAATACAAAATTTATTTTCTTTTTTCTCAATTACAGATTATTTAAAAAGACACCTATTCAATGA
- a CDS encoding sugar transferase produces the protein MGKRLSLNIDLNQAPRIYAKRWDTTENNVIYSDKLKRAIDFILSLLFIITIGWFILPLIAILISIDSKGPVFFRQLRNGYKGKKFYCLKFRTMYYPCEQQFQQAKKNDSRITGIGKLLRKTSLDELPQIFNILNGDMSLVGPRPHPIPLDDEYSEKIGSYLKRYESKPGLTGLAQIKGFRGETATDYDMKNRLRMDLVYVKRRNVLMDIGIIFKSFLLIFKGGPNAF, from the coding sequence ATGGGAAAACGCCTGTCGCTTAATATAGATTTAAATCAAGCTCCTCGTATTTACGCCAAACGGTGGGATACTACAGAAAATAATGTTATTTATTCTGATAAGCTTAAAAGAGCTATTGATTTCATTCTATCACTACTTTTTATCATTACTATTGGCTGGTTTATTCTTCCATTAATTGCAATATTAATTTCAATCGATTCTAAAGGCCCTGTATTTTTTAGGCAATTGAGAAATGGCTACAAGGGAAAGAAATTTTATTGTTTGAAATTCAGAACAATGTATTACCCTTGCGAGCAGCAATTTCAACAAGCTAAAAAGAACGATTCCAGAATTACAGGAATAGGCAAATTGCTTAGAAAAACCAGTTTAGATGAACTGCCTCAAATTTTTAATATTTTGAATGGAGATATGTCATTGGTAGGCCCAAGGCCACATCCTATTCCTCTGGATGATGAGTATTCGGAAAAAATCGGGTCTTATTTGAAAAGATATGAAAGCAAACCCGGCTTAACAGGTTTAGCTCAAATTAAAGGTTTTCGAGGAGAGACTGCAACAGATTACGATATGAAAAACAGATTGCGCATGGATTTGGTATATGTCAAGCGCAGAAATGTTTTAATGGATATTGGTATTATTTTCAAATCGTTTCTATTAATTTTCAAAGGTGGTCCAAACGCCTTTTAG
- a CDS encoding O-antigen ligase family protein: protein MVQTPFRKIEGYIDKGYLLSLFVIALTLPISPFFLQNILSYSTILFLIFSLGKIFINKDFSLKENKISLTLFSSIFLWWAFGILYSENINSAFRLLETKLGLLLIPFFILTISPLSKKNFKSLLKAYALGITVYMLFSYLMVFIQNYQYNEFKQIVFPFYMYHSLVHFIGMHATYMAIQVAMAIIIVLDISIDNKFKKLSVNILNLLWISFLIFVLFSLTVKMIILAFLLSLIVFIFVRIGFNRALKIILPLLLIGLVSVWVLSDHKRFKERLGLNEKISIEHYGMDPENNKGKWGSLNMRIALAKINLEVIKKNPVFGVGIGDEKDARLNAYMAYDFKFGINHGFNEHNQYLNLLLSAGMVGLFIFIIVIAYPVVLAFKSKDAIYLAYLSLIIMSFLTENYLSRQIGVMFFAFFHSLFWQQLSYANKTIQSNSV, encoded by the coding sequence GTGGTCCAAACGCCTTTTAGAAAAATAGAAGGATATATTGATAAAGGCTATCTATTATCACTTTTTGTAATAGCTCTAACCTTACCAATAAGTCCTTTTTTTCTTCAGAATATTTTATCATACAGTACAATTCTGTTCCTGATTTTTTCTCTCGGAAAGATCTTTATAAATAAAGATTTTTCATTAAAAGAGAATAAAATATCTCTTACTCTGTTCTCTTCTATTTTTTTATGGTGGGCATTCGGAATTCTATATTCTGAAAATATTAATTCTGCCTTTCGCCTACTGGAAACCAAATTGGGACTTCTGTTAATTCCATTTTTTATATTGACAATTAGTCCTTTGAGTAAAAAGAATTTTAAATCCTTACTAAAGGCATATGCTTTAGGAATTACAGTTTATATGCTTTTTTCATACCTGATGGTATTCATTCAAAATTATCAGTACAATGAATTTAAGCAAATAGTGTTTCCCTTCTATATGTATCACAGCCTGGTTCATTTTATTGGAATGCACGCTACTTACATGGCCATTCAGGTTGCGATGGCAATAATTATCGTTTTGGACATTAGTATAGATAATAAATTCAAAAAATTATCAGTAAATATTTTGAATTTACTCTGGATATCATTCTTAATCTTTGTGTTGTTTAGTCTTACTGTCAAAATGATAATTTTGGCCTTTCTCCTTTCATTGATAGTATTCATCTTTGTCAGAATAGGATTCAATCGCGCTTTAAAAATTATCTTGCCTTTATTATTGATAGGTCTTGTGTCAGTTTGGGTTTTGTCAGATCATAAGCGATTCAAAGAACGCTTGGGATTAAATGAAAAAATATCCATTGAACACTATGGTATGGATCCGGAAAATAATAAGGGCAAATGGGGAAGTTTAAATATGCGAATTGCACTGGCAAAAATAAACCTGGAGGTGATAAAGAAAAATCCAGTTTTTGGTGTTGGAATTGGTGATGAGAAAGATGCAAGACTCAATGCTTACATGGCGTATGATTTTAAATTTGGGATAAACCATGGCTTCAATGAACACAATCAATATTTGAACTTATTACTAAGTGCAGGGATGGTTGGTCTATTTATTTTTATTATTGTTATTGCCTATCCGGTAGTCCTGGCGTTTAAATCTAAAGATGCAATTTACCTGGCTTATTTATCACTGATAATCATGTCTTTCCTTACGGAGAATTATTTATCAAGACAAATCGGAGTAATGTTTTTTGCCTTCTTTCACAGCTTATTTTGGCAACAATTGTCATACGCGAATAAAACTATTCAGTCAAATTCTGTGTAA
- a CDS encoding bifunctional 3,4-dihydroxy-2-butanone-4-phosphate synthase/GTP cyclohydrolase II: MNSEKIKLDTIEDAIQAIKNGEVIIVVDDEDRENEGDFICAAEAITPEIVNFMATHGRGLICAPLIEERCDELELELMVGKNTALHATPFTVSVDLLGHGCTTGISASDRSKTIMALVDDSTTPKDLGRPGHIFPLKAKSGGVLRRTGHTEASIDFARLAGFKPAGVLVEIMNEDGTMARLPDLREVADKFDLKLVTIQDLIAYRIKKESLIKKEIEVNMPTKYGDFLMVAYKQINSGEIHLAMTKGNWDKNEEVLVRVHSSCVTGDIFGSLRCDCGDQLQSALKMVAKNGKGVVLYMNQEGRGIGLLNKLKAYKLQEEGLDTVEANLKLGFDMDQRDYGVGAQILRDLGIRKMRLISNNPNKRAGLMGYGLEIVEKVAIEVCPNPHNQNYLKTKRDKMGHEILKNE; the protein is encoded by the coding sequence ATGAATTCAGAAAAAATCAAATTAGATACTATAGAAGATGCCATTCAGGCTATTAAAAATGGTGAAGTGATAATAGTCGTCGATGATGAAGATCGCGAAAATGAGGGTGACTTTATTTGTGCAGCTGAAGCAATAACTCCAGAGATCGTCAATTTTATGGCCACTCATGGTAGAGGCTTAATTTGTGCTCCATTAATTGAGGAACGCTGCGATGAACTGGAACTTGAATTAATGGTAGGTAAGAATACAGCATTGCATGCCACTCCATTTACGGTTTCTGTTGATTTGCTTGGCCATGGTTGTACTACTGGCATATCTGCAAGCGATAGATCCAAAACCATCATGGCTTTGGTTGATGATTCCACCACACCAAAAGATTTAGGAAGGCCCGGACACATATTTCCATTAAAAGCAAAATCAGGAGGGGTTTTACGGCGAACAGGTCATACAGAAGCATCCATTGATTTTGCCAGATTAGCCGGATTTAAACCAGCAGGGGTACTTGTTGAAATTATGAATGAAGACGGTACAATGGCCAGATTGCCTGATTTGAGAGAAGTGGCAGATAAATTTGACTTGAAACTGGTTACTATTCAGGATCTTATTGCCTATAGAATTAAAAAAGAAAGCCTGATTAAAAAAGAGATTGAAGTTAATATGCCAACAAAATACGGTGATTTTCTCATGGTAGCTTATAAACAAATTAATTCCGGGGAAATTCATTTGGCAATGACCAAGGGAAATTGGGACAAAAATGAGGAAGTGCTTGTAAGAGTTCATTCTTCCTGTGTCACTGGTGATATTTTTGGTTCCTTACGTTGCGATTGCGGAGATCAGTTACAATCTGCTTTGAAAATGGTGGCCAAGAATGGGAAAGGCGTGGTTTTGTATATGAATCAGGAAGGCCGGGGAATTGGCTTATTAAACAAACTAAAAGCATATAAACTACAGGAAGAAGGCCTTGATACTGTGGAAGCCAATCTAAAACTGGGATTTGATATGGATCAAAGGGATTATGGCGTAGGAGCACAAATATTGCGAGACCTTGGGATTCGTAAAATGCGTTTAATCAGCAATAATCCAAATAAAAGAGCCGGATTAATGGGCTATGGCTTAGAAATTGTAGAAAAGGTAGCAATTGAAGTTTGCCCGAACCCACACAATCAAAATTATCTTAAAACAAAACGAGATAAGATGGGTCATGAGATCCTGAAAAATGAATAG